CGAACGTGACGAACGGCGACCGCGGCAACGTCGTGAACAACAACGTCACGGTGACCAATGGAAACTGGCCCGCGGGTGCGCAGGCGGTGATGGCGGCCGCCGGGCCGCAAACCGGCACGCCGCAGGGCGGCGCGATCGTCGGTGTGCCGTCCGCCCGCTGCCTGGAGATCCCGAACAGCTCGACCACCAACGGCACGCAGGCCCAGCTGTGGGACTGCACCGGGGGCGCCAACCAGAGCTGGACCTACACCTCGGGCAAGCAGTTGATGGTGTACGGGAACAAGTGCCTGGACGCCAACGGGCAGGGCACCAGCAATGGCACGACGGCGATCATCTGGGACTGCAACGGGCAGGCGAACCAGCAGTGGAACGTCAACGCCAACGGCACGATCACCGGCGTGCACTCGGGGCTCTGCCTCGATGCCAGCGGCTACGGCACCGCCAACGGCACGAAGGTCCACCTGTGGTCCTGCCACGGCGGCACGAACCAGCAGTGGACCCGCCGGTGAGGGCGGGGTTGTGAAAGGGCTAGCGCTGCAGCCGGGTCGGCTCGCCCGGCCCGCTGCGGCGCACCACCCACGCCTCGGTGATGTGAGTGAACATCGCTTGGGCCGCGCCGTCGGGGTCGCGGGCGGCGATGCGCTCGTAGATGCGCCGATGCCCCTTGTTGGACGCCACGCACAGGGCGCGCTCGGTCCGGCCCATGTACCGGGCGGTGTTGACGACCTGGCTCTCCAGGGCGCGCACGACGGCTCGTGCGATGCGGTTGCCGGACGCCTGCATGACGGTGTCGTGGAAGGCGCGGTCGTGCTCGTGGTACGAGTCGGTGTCGTCGACGAGCTCGTCCATCCGGTCGACCAGGGCGCGCAGCTGCTGGATCGCCGCGTCGTCGGCCAGGCGGGCGGCCACGTTTGCCATGTCGGACTCCAGCACGCGGCGGGTCACGACAAGGTCGTCGAGGATCGCGAGGCTTTCGTCGTCGGCGATGGCGGCGCCCAGAACGAGCTCGTCCAGCATGTTCCACATCGCCGGCGGGTTGACGACGGTGCCAGTGCCCTGGCGCACCTGGACCAGTCCCTTTTCCTGGAGGACCTTCACCGCCTCCCGGACGACCGTGCGGCTCACCGAGAAGGTCTCGCAGAGCACCGGCTCCGGCGGCAGCGATGACCCCGAGGGATGGACTCCGCGGACGATGCGCTCCACGAGCTCGCTCGTCACCGCCGTGGCGAGGTTGGCCGGCCGCCTGGTCCAAGCGGGCGGAACGGAAACGCCCGCGACCGGCCGTGCTGCTGCCGTCATATCACCCTCCGTGGCTCGCGGCGTGACCACGAGCGCTCCTGACTATACGTCACTGTGTTGACGTCATACGTCATACGAGTTACGTTCCCGTGTGATCCTCCACCAACGGCCGGGCAGCCGGCCACCCCCGGGAGAGTGACAGCAATGAAGCAGCGAGCACTGTGGTCGGTGGTCCTGGTCGCGGGGCTGGCCTTGGCCGGCTGCGGTAGCGCCTCAGACTCGGACTCCTCGCCTGGTGGCTCGGACGGCAAGCTCGTCGTCTGGGACTGGAAGTCGGGCGACGTGTCCGCGGCCTCATACATCGAGAAGGCGAAGGCCGACTTCGCCAAGAAGCATTCCGGCGTGACGGTCGAGTTCGTCGCGCAGCCCTTCGAGCAGTACTACACGCTGCTCGGTGCGGCGATCCAGGCCGGCAAGGGGCCGGACGTCATGCTCTTCAACGGCGGCGGGCAGATCCGCGACAGGGTGGACGCGCTCCTGCCGCTTGACGAGTACATCGGCGATGACAAGCAACGGCTGGCCGGGTGGGAAGCCTTCACCAAGGACAGCAAGACGTACGCCGGCCCGGTGACCCTGCAAGGCCACCCGATCTACTACAACAAGTCGCTCTACCAGAAGGCGGGACTGGATCCCGAGCGCCCGGCCACCACCTGGAGCGAGTTCGTCGCCAACTGCGAGAAGATCGCGAAGGCGACCAAGGCCAAGTGCTTCGCACAGGGAAACAAGGAAGGCATCGGCATCCAGTTCTTCCTGTCCGGCCTCGGCTCGGGAATCCTCTCGCCGCAGGAGTACGACGACTGGATCGCCGGCAAGCGCAACTGGAACTCACCGGCCGTCAAACGCGTCTTCGCGCTCTGGAAAGAGGTAAACGACAAGGGTTTGAACAACGAAGGCGCCAACTCGACGGCGATGTTCAACGACGCGTTCGCGGTGTTCCAGTCCAGCAAGGCCGCACACGTCATCGGGCTGATGTCCGACATCGGGCACTGGAAGGACTTCGCTGAGTTTCTTGAGGCCGGCAACGTCGGCGTCATGAAGGCGCCGGTCGTGACGGCCGGGACCACGCCGAGCCTTCCCTACGACGGCGGCATCGGCTACGCGGTCGCGAAGTGGACCAAGGATCCGAAGGTCGCCGCCGACCTCGTGCGGTCGCTCACGTCCACGGAGGCACTGAAGGCGTTCTACGCCGACGCGGGCGCCATCGCCTCCGACAAGACGATCGACGTGTCGACAGCCGGACCGGCCGTCTCCACCATCGTGTCCGATCTCGACGGTGGAAAGCCGGCTCTGCACGTGGCCCTTTCCTCCAAGACGATCGAACTGATGGGCCGCCTGTCCCAGCAGCTGCTCAGCGGATCGGTCACCGTCGACAAGGCGGTGGAACAGCTGGCCGCGTCCGACCAGGCGGGTTGATCCAGTGCCGGTAAGCAGTTCATCGTCGGTCCGCCTCGCCGAGGCGGGGCGGACCGACGGGACGGCGTCGGCGGCGCGGGCGGCGACGAGCCGCCGCCGGCCCCGGGACGGCCGGCGCGCCGAACGCCTGGCTCCCTACGTCCTCGTCGCTCCGGCCCTACTCATCATCGTGGTGTTGCGGCTGTGGCCGCTGGCCCTGGGCGTCAACTTCTCCTTCACCGGCGACGGCGACCGCAACGGCACGAGCGTCGGGTTCGACAACTACTCCGAACTCCTGCAGGACCCGCTGTTTCGCACCGCGCTGCGCAACGTCGGACTGCTGGTCCTGCTGCTACCCATCGCCGTCGCGATCCCCGGGCTGCTCGCCACGTTCATCTACCTGCGCGTGCCCGGACACCGCGTCTTCCGGAGCGTCTACTTCTTCCCGGCCGTGCTGTCCCCGGTCATCGTCGGCGCCATCTTCAACCTGCTGCTCGCCTTCGACGGCCCGCTGAACACGGTGCTCGGCGGCGTCGGCATCCAGCCCGTCGACTGGCTGGGCAACCCGGATGTGGCCATCTTCGCCGTCGTCGGCGTGCACATCTGGGCGACGTTCGGCATGGCGCTGGTGGTGTTCCTTGCCGGGTTCGCGACGCTGGACGCCGCGCTGATGGACGCCGCCCGCGTCGACGGCGCCTCGCTGCCGCAGACGATCTGGCACGTCATCATCCCCGGCCTGTCCCGCACGATCCAGTTCGTCTTCGTCACCACGATGATCGGGATGCTCACCTCGATGTTCGGGCTGCTCTACATCATGACCAGCGGTGGACCGGAAGGGTCGACCTACCTGCCGGAGTACTACATCTGGTTCCAGCAGGGACATATGAACCGCCCCGCGCTGGCCTCGGCCGCGTCCACCGCGCTGTTCGTGATCATGCTGGTGGTGGGTCTGCTGCAGGTCAGCCTGCTGCGCCGCGCGGGAAGGGAAACCTGATGCCCCGCGCACGCCTGGGCCGGTGGCTCGTCGCGCTGCCGATGGCGGTCCTCGCCCTGGCCACGATCTACCCGCTGATGTTCACCGCCAACGTCGCCATGAAGACCCGCCGCGAGTACATCCTCGACCGGTTCTCCCTGACGAGCACGCTGCACTGGGAAAACCTCACCACGGCGTGGAACAGCGTCGGCATGGCGCGGTACTTCCTCAACTCGGTCATCGTGGTCACCTGCGCCGTGGTCCTGCTGCTGCTCATCGGCTCCATGGCCGGGTTCGCGCTGAGCCAGCTGCGCTTCCGCGGCTCGTCGGCGCTGTTTCTGGTGTGCCTCGCGGCGCTGTTCATCCCGTTCCAAGTGATCATGGTGCCGCTGGCCAGGATCATGGCGGACATCGGCCTGATCGACACCTACCCCGGGCTGATCCTCGCCTACGTCGCGCAGTTCCTGCCGTTCACCGTCTTCTTGATGACCACCTACTACCGGGCGGTGCCGGCGGAGATCATCGACGCGGCCCGGATCGACGGAAACTCGCCGTACGGCGTCTACCGGCGCATCATGCTGCCGATCGGTGCGCCCGCGCTGCTCTCGGTGGGCATCCTCAACGCGCTGTTCTGCTGGAACGACGTGCTCATCTCGCTGCTCATGATGCCGTCGGCCGACCATCGCACGCTCATGGTTGGCGTGACCTCACTGCGGGGCCAGTACTCCGACGACATCCCCACCTTCGCGGCCGGCGTCCTCATCGCCGCGGTGCCGGTCCTGGTGACCTACCTGTTCCTGCAGCGACAGATCGCCGACGGTGTGACCGCCGGCTCGACGAAGGGCTGACATGCGGATCACCGGATACCGGACCCTGAGGACGGCACAGCGGTGGGGGCGACCCGTCGGTGACGCCAACGGTGTCTTCCCCGATGGCGTCATGCCGGTGCCGATCATCCTCGTCGACACCGACGAAGGGATCACCGGAGTCGGCATGGGGCCGCACGTGGAAGCCGACGCCGTCTTCGCCGCCATCGACGGTCAGGACCCGCGCGGGGTGGTGGCGCTTTACGACCGCATGCTGCGGCACACGTTCAAGGCCGGCCACGCCGGCGTCGTGTTCGGCACGATCGGTGCCTTCGACACGGCGCTGTGGGACATCAAGGCGCAGGCGGCGGGCGAACCGTTGTGGCGGCTGCTCGGCGGCAGCGACCGCACCGTGCACGCCTACGCGTCCGGCCTGGACATCGCCCTCACCGACGACGAGCTCGTCGCCGCCTACGAGGCGTACGGGCAGCTGGGGCTGCGCGCGGCCAAGCTCAAAGGTGGCCTGGACATCGAGCGCGACCGCCACCGGCTGACGCTCGTGCGGGACGTGCTGACCCACGCGGCGCGCGGTATGCGCCCCGGACTGATGCTGGACGCGAACGAGTCCTGGACCCGCAAACAGGCCGTCCGCCACGTCTGCGAACTCGAGCGCACGATCGACCTGACCTGGATCGAGGAGCCGGTGCGGCGGTGGGACGCCGACGGCCTCGCCGCGGTCAGCCGCGGCGTACGCGCGTCGGTCGCCAGCGGGGAAAACCTGACCGGACTCGAACAGTTCGCCCCGCTGCTCGCCGCCGGCGGCCTGGACATCGTCCAGACGGCGGCGGTCTGGGGAGTCACCCACTTCCTGCGCGTCGCCGCCCTTGCCCACGCCCACGACCTGCCCGTCAGTCCGATCGGCAACACGCCCGTCGCGCTCCTGCACGCCGCGACGTCCGTGCCCAACCACCTCGCCAGCGAACTGCAGGATCTGCGCGCCCCCGTCGGGCTGCACCTGGACCTGCACGTGGAGGACGGCGCGTTCATCCTCGGAGACTCGCCGGGGCTCGGCATCCGGGTCGACGAAGGCGTGATAGCCGCCGCGCAGGACGGCCGGTCGACGGCGCCCACCGGACCCCACGTGCGACCTGAGCAGGCCGGCCGGCGGCTGCTCGCAGTCAGCGAGCGCGACGGGCGTCAGCCGCAGCCGCATCCCGTCGACGTCCGTCAGGCACCGGCGGCCGCCGAGACATCGCAGGTCGCCTAGGTCTGAGACGCCCGGCTGTACCGACCCGGATCGGCCCCACAGGAAGGAAACCCTCGCTGTGCGCCCCTGGCTGGCCCATCAACGAACAGTCGCCGTGGCCGCGGCCCTGACCGTGACTGGAGTATTCGGCATGCCCACACCGGCTGCGCAGGCCGCACCGCCAGAACTTGTCATCGTGGTCGCACCACCGGGTACCGGCAACGCCAGCGACGACGGCCCTGGTACCTTCGGCCGGCCGCTGGCGTCGTTGCAGGAAGCGCAGCGCCGCGCCCGTCAGGCCGCCGCCAAGGCAAACCGTGACGTCGTCGTACACCTGCGCGGCGGAACGTACCGGCTGGATGCGCCCCTGCGGTTCGACGCCGCGGACTCCGGCCGCGACGGGCGCACCGTCACCTGGCGCGGAGCCCGGGACACCACCGTCCTCAGTGGAGCACAGCCGGTCACCGGCTGGCAGCTCGACGACGAGGCGACCGGGATCTACAAGGCGGAGGTCGGCACCGGCTTCGACACCCGGCAGCTCTACGTCGACGGGGTACCGGCACAGCGGGCCCGGCTCCGCCTGGCACGTACCGACATCACGCTCAACGCCGAGGGCTTCACGCTCAACAACCCGGATCTCGCCTACCTCGCCACGCTGCCGGACCAGCGGCGCATCGACCTGCAGGCGATGCTGTCGTTCACCAACCGGTTCGCACCGGTGCAGAGCATCACCGGCAACACCGTGCTCATGCAGCAACCCGCCTGGGACAATAACACCTACGGCTATGACACCATACAGTCTCCACTGCGGACTCCGACGTTCTTCCTGTTGAACGCCAAGCGGTTTCTGGACGAGCCGGGGGAGTGGTACCTGGACACCACCGCCGGAACTCTTTACTACAAACCGCTACCCGGCCAGGACATCCAGCGCGCCCGGGTCGAGCTGCCGAGGCTGGAGTCCCTGCTCCAGGTCGGCGGCACCTACGACGCCCCCGCCCGCAACCTCCGCTTCGAAAATCTGACCTTCACCGGCACCACGTGGCTGCACCCCAGCACACCGAACGGCTACGCCAACCAGCAGACCGGCGTGTTCATCACCGGAGTGCAGCCCGACCGGCCCGCCGACGCGTTCACCTCGTGCGCGTTCGGGTGCCGCGGCTTCGAGGGCTCCCGCAACCAGTGGGCGCAGGCCGCGGCCGCCGTGCAGGTCTCGGCGGCGGACGGCATCACGTTCCTGGACAGCGCATTCGTCAACCTCGGATCGGTCGGGCTCGGTATCGGCAACGACGCGAACGCCCACGCCACCGGCGTCGGGCTCGGCGCCCGAAACATCTCGGTCGTCGGC
This genomic stretch from Phytohabitans houttuyneae harbors:
- a CDS encoding FadR/GntR family transcriptional regulator → MTAAARPVAGVSVPPAWTRRPANLATAVTSELVERIVRGVHPSGSSLPPEPVLCETFSVSRTVVREAVKVLQEKGLVQVRQGTGTVVNPPAMWNMLDELVLGAAIADDESLAILDDLVVTRRVLESDMANVAARLADDAAIQQLRALVDRMDELVDDTDSYHEHDRAFHDTVMQASGNRIARAVVRALESQVVNTARYMGRTERALCVASNKGHRRIYERIAARDPDGAAQAMFTHITEAWVVRRSGPGEPTRLQR
- a CDS encoding carbohydrate ABC transporter permease; amino-acid sequence: MPVSSSSSVRLAEAGRTDGTASAARAATSRRRPRDGRRAERLAPYVLVAPALLIIVVLRLWPLALGVNFSFTGDGDRNGTSVGFDNYSELLQDPLFRTALRNVGLLVLLLPIAVAIPGLLATFIYLRVPGHRVFRSVYFFPAVLSPVIVGAIFNLLLAFDGPLNTVLGGVGIQPVDWLGNPDVAIFAVVGVHIWATFGMALVVFLAGFATLDAALMDAARVDGASLPQTIWHVIIPGLSRTIQFVFVTTMIGMLTSMFGLLYIMTSGGPEGSTYLPEYYIWFQQGHMNRPALASAASTALFVIMLVVGLLQVSLLRRAGRET
- a CDS encoding mandelate racemase/muconate lactonizing enzyme family protein, which produces MRITGYRTLRTAQRWGRPVGDANGVFPDGVMPVPIILVDTDEGITGVGMGPHVEADAVFAAIDGQDPRGVVALYDRMLRHTFKAGHAGVVFGTIGAFDTALWDIKAQAAGEPLWRLLGGSDRTVHAYASGLDIALTDDELVAAYEAYGQLGLRAAKLKGGLDIERDRHRLTLVRDVLTHAARGMRPGLMLDANESWTRKQAVRHVCELERTIDLTWIEEPVRRWDADGLAAVSRGVRASVASGENLTGLEQFAPLLAAGGLDIVQTAAVWGVTHFLRVAALAHAHDLPVSPIGNTPVALLHAATSVPNHLASELQDLRAPVGLHLDLHVEDGAFILGDSPGLGIRVDEGVIAAAQDGRSTAPTGPHVRPEQAGRRLLAVSERDGRQPQPHPVDVRQAPAAAETSQVA
- a CDS encoding ABC transporter substrate-binding protein; translated protein: MKQRALWSVVLVAGLALAGCGSASDSDSSPGGSDGKLVVWDWKSGDVSAASYIEKAKADFAKKHSGVTVEFVAQPFEQYYTLLGAAIQAGKGPDVMLFNGGGQIRDRVDALLPLDEYIGDDKQRLAGWEAFTKDSKTYAGPVTLQGHPIYYNKSLYQKAGLDPERPATTWSEFVANCEKIAKATKAKCFAQGNKEGIGIQFFLSGLGSGILSPQEYDDWIAGKRNWNSPAVKRVFALWKEVNDKGLNNEGANSTAMFNDAFAVFQSSKAAHVIGLMSDIGHWKDFAEFLEAGNVGVMKAPVVTAGTTPSLPYDGGIGYAVAKWTKDPKVAADLVRSLTSTEALKAFYADAGAIASDKTIDVSTAGPAVSTIVSDLDGGKPALHVALSSKTIELMGRLSQQLLSGSVTVDKAVEQLAASDQAG
- a CDS encoding carbohydrate ABC transporter permease; translation: MPRARLGRWLVALPMAVLALATIYPLMFTANVAMKTRREYILDRFSLTSTLHWENLTTAWNSVGMARYFLNSVIVVTCAVVLLLLIGSMAGFALSQLRFRGSSALFLVCLAALFIPFQVIMVPLARIMADIGLIDTYPGLILAYVAQFLPFTVFLMTTYYRAVPAEIIDAARIDGNSPYGVYRRIMLPIGAPALLSVGILNALFCWNDVLISLLMMPSADHRTLMVGVTSLRGQYSDDIPTFAAGVLIAAVPVLVTYLFLQRQIADGVTAGSTKG